A window of Trueperaceae bacterium genomic DNA:
CTACGGGTTCGACGACCGCGACGCGTTGCGGACGTTCGAACTGCTGATCGGCGTGTCCAGCGTCGGCCCGAAGCTGGCGCTCGCGGTGTTGTCGGCGTTGCCGCTGCAAGTCGTGGCGGCGGCGGTCGCGAACGACGACCCGGCCCTCCTCGCCGCGGCGCCCGGCGTCGGGAAACGCACGGCGGAACGCATCGTCCTCGACCTCAAGGCGCGCATGCCGGAGGACCTGCTGCTCACCGTGGCCGGTCCCGAGGGGGAGGACGGCACCCCGGCCGCCCCGCGGGCGGCGGCGGCCGGCTTCGGGCCCGAAGCGGAGGACGCGGTGCAGGCCCTCATCGCGCTCGGGTACCGCGAGGCGAACGTCAAGACGCACGTCGCGCAGTTGGCGCAGGACGACCCCGACGCCCCCGCGGAGGCCCTCATCCGCGCGGCGCTCGCGAAGTTGCGGTGAGCCCAGGCCGGCGTCAGCCGGGGCCCGCCTCCAGCGCCCGCCCAGGCGCGATCGCGGGCAGGTCCAACGCCTCCCCCACCCCGAGATGCGTCAGGCGACCCGCGTGGGTGTTCAGGCCCGCCAGGAACCCCTCGTCGCCGCGGAGGGCGTCGATCCCCTCTCCCGCGAGGCGGAGGACGTAGGGAAGCGTCTGGTACGACAGGGCCCGCGTCGAGGTGTTCGGGACGGCCCCCGGCATGTTCGCCACCCCGTAGTGCAGGACGTCCTCCTCGACGTACGTCGGGCGGTCGTGCGTCGTCGGGCGGCTCGTCTCGATGCAGCCGCCCTGGTCCACCGCGACGTCCACGATCACCGCGCCCGGTTTCATCGTCCGAAGCGCGTCGCGGGGCACGAGCCGCGGGGCGCGCGCGCCGGGGATCAACACCGCCCCGATCAGCAGGTCCGCCTCCGTGATCGCCTCCGCGATCGTGCCGTCGTTGCTCATGACCGTGTCCACGTGGCCCCCGAAGACGTCGTCGAGGTACCGCAGGCGGCGTGGGTCGACGTCGAGCAGCGTGACGCGCGCGCCCAGACCGACGGCGACCTTCGCGGCGTTCGTCCCGACCACCCCGCCCCCGAGGATCACGACGTTCCCGGCGGGGACGCCCGGCACCCCGCCGAGCAGCACGCCGCGCCCCCCGAGGAACCGCTCGAGGTGGTACGCCCCGACCTGCGGCGCCATGCGGCCCGCGACTTCGCTCATGGGCGTCAGGAGCGGAAGGTCGCCGCGCGGTCCCTGCACGGTTTCGTAGGCGATCGCGGTCGTGCCGGCCTCCAGCAACGCTCGGGTGAGGTGCACGTCCGCGGCGAGGTGGAGGTAGGTGAACAGCGTCAGGTCGCTTCGGAGGTGCGGGTACTCCGCGGGGGTGGGTTCCTTGACCTTCAGCACCAGGTGGGGCGCCCAGGCGTCCTCCGCGGTCGGGACGACGTCGGCACCTGCGGCGCGGTAGGCGTCGTCGTCGTAGCCGCTGCCGAGACCCGCCCCGGTCTCGATGCGGACGCGGTGCCCCGCGCCGACGAGGGTGGTGACGGCCGCGGGCGTCGCCGCCACGCGGTCCTCGTGCCGCTTCGTTTCCTTGGGGATTCCGATGTCCACGACGTCGCCCCTTTCTCCCTCACGCAGGTCTCGGTATCGGGAAGCGTACCGCAGGTGCCCACCGCGCGGACGGCAAGGACGGCGTCCGGCGCCACGATCGCCGCCGAACGGCGTCGAAGCTCGGGCGTGCGGGGCGTCGCAACCGGCCCTGCACCTGCCATGGGGGCGTCGGGTGCGGTGGTGGGGTCGGGCGTGTCGTATCGGCAGCAGGGTGGGGTGCAGGAGTTGGGGGCGTCGTTGCGGTTGGAGGTGGCGTTCTGAGGGTGTGGAACGTCGTCGTTCGGGGGTGAGGTTCGTTCGGCCTGCCGTCCTTCACGGCAGGCCGAATTCCGAGCTGCGGCTACGTGCGTGGCGCTCGGGCGTAGTGGCATGTCGTAGCCGGCACGACGGGTGCGTGGCTTTTCGGTGGTGACGCTTCGCAGAGCACGCCTTGCGCTTCCTCGCGTGAGCTCCCAGTCCTGACGCGCCCCACTGACATGCGCGTGAAACGGTAGAGGGCCAGTCTTGGGACCATGCAGCGTTTCCTGGTCTCTCTCCGCCGGTCTTCTGCCCCACTTCGTTTGCTGACGGTTTCCGTTCTGACCGCCGGAGGCATGGCGTCGGCGGAATCGACGGTTGGCCAGGAGACCGGCAATTTCGGCTCGATCACGTGGAAGCGGGTGTGCGATACCGCTGCGGACTTCAGTGGTCCGCCCATCGGCGCAAGGGCGTTTCGCTCGCTCTATGGCGATGCCGAGACCAACCAGTGCGTCGAATACGATGGGCGCGTAAGTTCCGATCAATTCGGCATCGAAAAGGAAGCAGGCAGTGGTTCCGTCAGCACCCTGTGGAACTACAATGGGACCTCCGACGTCAGCGCAGTTCCAAGCAACACTCCGGTGCGTCACTGGCACGGGACGAATCTGTCGGGGGCTTCCTCGTACATCACGGATTTTGGCAAGGGCTATACGTACCGAATGAAGTATGTCGACTACTCTGGCGTTCCGGATGAGCTTTGGGTGGACTTTGGTTGCCCCACGTTCGAGGCCGACGCCTATGCGGTGGCGGAACGCGTCGAGGGTGGCGCCGTACGCGGGGCGTTCACGCCTGCGGTGCGTTTCAACCGTGTCCCGTCCGAGAACGTTCCTGCCAATCCCGGCATCCTGAGGCTCGACTCCTGGTCGCCTGCGGGTCTTCTCCCTCCCACCGTTGCGTCCGCGGTGGACGTGGTGGAAGCCTACGACGATGCGTCGGACGCTAGTGCCAACTGGCAGGGGGGTTCTGCGAACAGGTTCATCGGTTTCGAAGGGTCGGAGATCGTGCCGGATGCATCGGGCACCGTGACGCTTTCGGTGCCGGCGGGAGCGGTGCACGATTCGCGTTGTCAGGTCGGCAGCACGTTCGTCGGAAATTTTGCGGAGACGCAGACGATTCAGGTGGATTTGTCGCCTTCGTTGGCGGAGGTGGATCCGTTCACGGTGCCGGCGGGCGAGAACGTGTCGTCTTCGGATGTGTCGTCGGCGGTGGTGTCGGGACAGTTCGTCGTGCGGATCGCATTGGATCGTCCGGCGTTCGTGCCTGCCGGCGCGTTCGAGGTGGTCGAAGAGGGGACGGTCGTCGGGGATCGCGACGCGTGGGTCTCGTTGAGCGTCTCACCATCGGATGGCGTTCCGTCCGACGTGTATGACGTATCCGTCACGCCGCGCCAGGAGGGCACCTTCAGCTTGCGCCTCCCCACGGACTCCGTCGTGCGGGCGAATCAGCAGGGCGCGCTGGATACGACGTCCAAGAACAGCCAACCCATCGACTTCGAGGTGACGGCCGCCGATTTGTCGCCGTTCGTGGCGGGCGTGGACCTCGCGAGCACCGCGACGGATGGTTGGTACGGGGTGGGGGACGTGGTTCGTGCGCGCGTCACGTTCTCGGAGGGGGCCACGACTGCGGCGTTGGCGGATGGCGACGTCGCTCCGGTCCTGCGGTTGGGGGTCGGGGGTGAGGTCGTGGACATGGTCTTCGATGGGTCGGGTACGGATGGGGCGGGAGCGCTGTTCCTGGAGTTCGTGCATGAGGTGGTGGAGGGACAGTTGGACGAGGACGGGGTGTCGGTGGGTGCGGAGGCGTTCGACATGAACGACTTCGCGTACGTGGGGAACGTGACGGGGAAGCCGTTCGATGCTTCGGTGGGGGAGTCGATCTCTGCGCCGATTGTGAATGCCGTGGATCATCGTGTGGATGGGGTGGTGCCGACGATCACGTCGTTCGGTGTCCCGGACGATGCGGTGTACGCCATCGGTGAGGTGTTGCCGTTCACGTTCCTGGCGAGCGAAGGGGTGTCGGTGTCCGACGGGTCGATGGACCCGTCGTTGGAGGTGGCGTTGTCGACGTCGGAGGGGGCGCGCATCGTCGAGGCCGTCGTGGATCCAGGGGCGTCGACGGCGACCGTGAAGGCGTTCGAGTACTCGGTGGTGGCGGGGGATGAGGATCTCGACGGGGTCGAGGTGACGGCGTTGTTGGGTGCGTCGTTCGTGGATCGTGCGGGGAATGCGTTGGTGCGGGACGTGTCGTCGGTGCCTTCGCTGGGTGGGGTGCAGGTGGATGGGGTGGTGCCGTTCGTGACGGAGGTGGTGTTGGAGGGGGACGCCGTGGGGCGTCCCGTGTCTCCTGCGTTGGGGGACCTGGTGGCGTGGCGGGTGGGGTTCAACAAGGTCGTGTCGCCGGTCGATGCGGAGGATTTCGCGTTGGACGTGTCGCCGGTGGATGTGTCGGTGACGCCGTCGGATTTGGATGTGGGGGTGGTGAGTGTGTCGCCGTCCGGGGTGGCGTCGTCGTTCGTGGTGACGGCGTCGGGGTCGGACGTGGGGTCGTTCGACGGGTCGTTGGGGTTGCGGTTTGCGGATGTGGTGACCGTTTCGGACACGCGGGGGAATTCGATTGCTGATCCTGCGTCGTTTCCCGTAGATGCGGAGGTGACGTGGGTGGTGGATGGTTCGGCGCCTTTGTTGTCGTTGGTGAGTGGCGCGGACGTGGCGTTGGATCCGGAGGGCGTGCGGGTCCCGGAGAATCGGGCTGGGGTGGGGTCGGTGGTGGCGGTGGACGAGCACGAGGTGA
This region includes:
- the ruvA gene encoding Holliday junction branch migration protein RuvA; translated protein: MIAFLDGVVEEVRDGSLVVRAGAVGLEVFVPAATAARAKVGHPLTLHTHFAVREDALTLYGFDDRDALRTFELLIGVSSVGPKLALAVLSALPLQVVAAAVANDDPALLAAAPGVGKRTAERIVLDLKARMPEDLLLTVAGPEGEDGTPAAPRAAAAGFGPEAEDAVQALIALGYREANVKTHVAQLAQDDPDAPAEALIRAALAKLR
- the ald gene encoding alanine dehydrogenase, translating into MDIGIPKETKRHEDRVAATPAAVTTLVGAGHRVRIETGAGLGSGYDDDAYRAAGADVVPTAEDAWAPHLVLKVKEPTPAEYPHLRSDLTLFTYLHLAADVHLTRALLEAGTTAIAYETVQGPRGDLPLLTPMSEVAGRMAPQVGAYHLERFLGGRGVLLGGVPGVPAGNVVILGGGVVGTNAAKVAVGLGARVTLLDVDPRRLRYLDDVFGGHVDTVMSNDGTIAEAITEADLLIGAVLIPGARAPRLVPRDALRTMKPGAVIVDVAVDQGGCIETSRPTTHDRPTYVEEDVLHYGVANMPGAVPNTSTRALSYQTLPYVLRLAGEGIDALRGDEGFLAGLNTHAGRLTHLGVGEALDLPAIAPGRALEAGPG
- a CDS encoding thrombospondin type 3 repeat-containing protein; this translates as MQRFLVSLRRSSAPLRLLTVSVLTAGGMASAESTVGQETGNFGSITWKRVCDTAADFSGPPIGARAFRSLYGDAETNQCVEYDGRVSSDQFGIEKEAGSGSVSTLWNYNGTSDVSAVPSNTPVRHWHGTNLSGASSYITDFGKGYTYRMKYVDYSGVPDELWVDFGCPTFEADAYAVAERVEGGAVRGAFTPAVRFNRVPSENVPANPGILRLDSWSPAGLLPPTVASAVDVVEAYDDASDASANWQGGSANRFIGFEGSEIVPDASGTVTLSVPAGAVHDSRCQVGSTFVGNFAETQTIQVDLSPSLAEVDPFTVPAGENVSSSDVSSAVVSGQFVVRIALDRPAFVPAGAFEVVEEGTVVGDRDAWVSLSVSPSDGVPSDVYDVSVTPRQEGTFSLRLPTDSVVRANQQGALDTTSKNSQPIDFEVTAADLSPFVAGVDLASTATDGWYGVGDVVRARVTFSEGATTAALADGDVAPVLRLGVGGEVVDMVFDGSGTDGAGALFLEFVHEVVEGQLDEDGVSVGAEAFDMNDFAYVGNVTGKPFDASVGESISAPIVNAVDHRVDGVVPTITSFGVPDDAVYAIGEVLPFTFLASEGVSVSDGSMDPSLEVALSTSEGARIVEAVVDPGASTATVKAFEYSVVAGDEDLDGVEVTALLGASFVDRAGNALVRDVSSVPSLGGVQVDGVVPFVTEVVLEGDAVGRPVSPALGDLVAWRVGFNKVVSPVDAEDFALDVSPVDVSVTPSDLDVGVVSVSPSGVASSFVVTASGSDVGSFDGSLGLRFADVVTVSDTRGNSIADPASFPVDAEVTWVVDGSAPLLSLVSGADVALDPEGVRVPENRAGVGSVVAVDEHEVRFALEGPDVEALSVSAEGTVAFVEGAVPDFEVPADANGDGTYEVTVVATDEASNVTRLPVRVVVVDVPEGPVVTTLSFTDAGPARTAPFDVVVGFREPVVGFDGWSDVRVRGGVVLSAVDVGEDPAVSSSDAYRVTVDAFGAGEVRVWVPSGVAASPAGLPNAASNVLTAQVETDLDGDGVPDSEDPDVDGDGVPNEEDAFPRDPKESKDSDGDGVGDNEDDFPRDPGESKDSDGDGVGNNGDPDVDGDGIPNDVDPDMDGDGVPNEEDDFPRDPEFHGDLDGDGVPDPLDPDMDGDGIPDVNDPDWDNDGVPNDEDAFPRDPEESKDSDGDGVGDNADDFPRDPGASKDTDGDGVPDVRDPDMDGDGIPNEEDAFPLEPDANQDSDGDGVPDVRDAFPNDPEYWADLDGDGVPDALDDDRDGDGVPNDEDAYPDDPTGSKDSDGDGVPDERDAFPNDP